A single window of Intrasporangium calvum DSM 43043 DNA harbors:
- a CDS encoding DEAD/DEAH box helicase, with the protein MPTRVRQRSATSSASAAGPAGTNGPSRSRSTQREDDPAPIIPILARRVREVEARVTSKGRATPTNRTKFQVVALLMRAERARVKDAPIPGGLRADLLKRLDGIAGILAQIAARDTSLLALLDPAAKPGPAAQQMRRDWLLESGAELAPEDLVITRPEPVQSVIPPELAAKQVTPQSVPARVRANPFLTPDVSAAHRQEYVGRLTGWELLGPLYRAFEQGSGGEAASMDLPPKPRIDRFSPPGSQLMVHQSRFLQAVQQGHRTFLLADEPGLGKTAQSVLAASVADAYPMLAVVPNVVKINWAREVEHWTPQRRVTVIHGDGEDVDAFADVFVVNYAILDRHFGWLSTFGFRSMVVDEAHFIKNIQSQRSQQVLALADRLRASAPGGNPLLMALTGTPLINDVKDFDAIWRFLGWIKDGKPVADIVRRLDETGYTPMDRAFYPEARQAVIDMGIVRRRKVDVASDLPDKRIADITVELDDEAGRSIERAERALGERLARRYRAQLAEGHGHEVDGEPDEALLRRVAMAELKAPSGEGTGENVFTLVRRIGQAKASLAADYAAQLSHSVGKVVFFAKHIDVMDKAERILADAGLRTVSIRGDQTAKQRQEAVDAFQKDPEVSVAVCSLLAAGVGVNLHASSNVVLSELSWTAAEQQQAIDRVHRIGQDEPVTAWRILAAGTVDSRIAELIDAKQGLAARALDGSDIEVSNTDTVQLDALVTLLRQALA; encoded by the coding sequence ATGCCCACGCGAGTCCGCCAACGGTCCGCCACCAGCTCCGCGAGCGCTGCCGGTCCTGCAGGCACGAACGGCCCGTCACGCTCCCGGTCGACCCAGCGAGAGGACGACCCGGCACCGATCATCCCCATCCTTGCGCGGCGGGTGCGCGAGGTGGAGGCCCGAGTCACCTCCAAGGGACGGGCCACGCCGACGAACCGGACCAAGTTCCAGGTCGTCGCCCTGCTCATGCGGGCCGAGCGAGCGCGGGTCAAGGACGCCCCGATACCCGGAGGGCTCCGCGCCGACCTGCTGAAGCGACTCGACGGCATCGCCGGCATCCTCGCCCAGATCGCCGCTCGCGACACCAGCCTGCTCGCCCTCCTCGACCCCGCGGCGAAGCCCGGCCCCGCCGCGCAGCAGATGCGCCGCGACTGGCTGCTCGAGTCCGGCGCCGAGCTGGCTCCGGAGGACCTCGTCATCACGCGGCCCGAGCCGGTCCAGTCGGTCATCCCCCCTGAGCTCGCGGCCAAGCAGGTCACCCCCCAGTCAGTGCCGGCTCGCGTGCGGGCCAACCCGTTCCTCACCCCCGATGTCTCCGCCGCCCACCGTCAGGAGTACGTCGGACGCCTGACGGGCTGGGAGCTGCTCGGACCGCTCTACCGCGCCTTCGAGCAGGGGTCCGGTGGCGAGGCCGCGTCGATGGACCTGCCGCCGAAGCCGCGCATCGACCGCTTCTCCCCGCCCGGCTCGCAGCTCATGGTGCACCAGTCGCGCTTCCTCCAGGCGGTGCAGCAGGGCCACCGGACATTCCTCCTCGCGGACGAGCCCGGACTCGGGAAGACGGCCCAGTCCGTGCTGGCAGCGTCGGTCGCCGACGCCTATCCCATGCTGGCCGTCGTCCCCAACGTCGTGAAGATCAACTGGGCGCGCGAGGTCGAGCACTGGACTCCGCAGCGCCGGGTGACCGTGATCCATGGTGACGGCGAGGACGTGGACGCGTTCGCGGACGTCTTCGTGGTCAACTACGCCATCCTCGACCGGCACTTCGGCTGGCTGTCCACCTTCGGCTTCCGGTCGATGGTCGTCGACGAGGCGCACTTCATCAAGAACATCCAGTCACAGCGGTCGCAGCAGGTCCTCGCCCTGGCCGACCGGCTGCGCGCGTCGGCTCCGGGCGGCAACCCGCTCCTCATGGCGCTGACCGGCACGCCGTTGATCAACGACGTCAAGGACTTCGACGCGATCTGGCGGTTCCTCGGCTGGATCAAGGACGGCAAGCCGGTCGCCGACATCGTCCGGCGCCTCGACGAGACCGGCTACACCCCGATGGACCGAGCGTTCTATCCGGAGGCCCGGCAAGCCGTCATCGACATGGGCATCGTCCGGCGACGCAAGGTCGACGTGGCGAGCGACCTGCCGGACAAGCGGATCGCCGACATCACCGTCGAGCTCGACGACGAGGCCGGCCGCTCCATCGAGCGGGCCGAGCGGGCCCTGGGTGAGCGACTGGCCCGCCGATACCGAGCCCAGCTCGCCGAGGGCCACGGCCACGAGGTCGACGGCGAGCCCGACGAGGCACTGCTCCGTCGGGTCGCGATGGCGGAGCTCAAGGCGCCGTCGGGCGAGGGCACCGGCGAGAACGTCTTCACCCTCGTCCGACGCATCGGGCAGGCCAAGGCGTCCCTCGCCGCCGACTACGCGGCGCAGCTGTCCCACTCGGTCGGCAAGGTCGTCTTCTTCGCCAAGCACATCGACGTCATGGACAAGGCCGAACGGATCCTGGCGGACGCCGGGCTGCGGACCGTCTCCATCCGGGGTGACCAGACCGCCAAGCAGCGACAGGAGGCGGTCGACGCCTTCCAGAAGGACCCCGAGGTCTCGGTGGCGGTGTGCTCCCTGCTCGCGGCCGGCGTCGGCGTCAACCTGCACGCCTCGTCGAACGTCGTGCTCAGCGAGCTCTCGTGGACGGCCGCGGAGCAGCAACAGGCGATCGACCGCGTGCACCGCATCGGTCAGGACGAGCCCGTCACGGCGTGGCGGATCCTCGCAGCGGGAACCGTCGACTCACGCATCGCCGAGCTCATCGACGCCAAGCAGGGGCTCGCGGCGCGCGCCCTCGATGGCAGTGACATCGAGGTGTCGAACACCGACACGGTCCAGCTCGACGCCCTGGTGACCCTGCTCCGGCAGGCCCTCGCCTGA
- a CDS encoding NAD(+) synthase produces MDFASSYAHGFARVAACTLPVAVADPARNADAVLEQARACSDEGAAVAIFPELCLTGYAIDDLLLQDPLLDAAEEAIARLVEASAELLPVLVVGAPLVRGARVFNCAVVIHRGAILGVAPKAYLPTYREFYERRHFGAGDDQRGQTIEVAGWSVPFGTDLLFRATDLEGFVLGVEVCEDMWIPVPPSAEAALAGATILVNISGSPITVGRAEDRHLLCRSASVRCLSAYLYAAAGEGESTTDLSWDGQTMIYERGTLLAETERFPDGPRRSVADIDLDMLRQERMRMGTFDDNRRTLTDRVSGFRTVEFEVGPPGGDIGLMRKVDRFPFVPDDEARLALDCYEAYNIQVSGLEQRLRAIGQPRIVIGVSGGLDSTHALIVAAKAMDRLGRPRSDILAFTMPGFATSAHTKDNAIRLMESLGVTWEELDIRPAATEMLKGMDHPFARGEEVYDVTFENVQAGMRTDFLFRIANQRGGIVLGTGDLSELALGWSTYGVGDQMSHYGVNAGVPKTLMQHLIRWVVSSAQFEEHVNATLLSILATEITPELIPAKEGEKPQSTQAQIGPYSLQDFNLYHVLRWGYRPSKIAFLSWHAWHDAESGDWPAGYPAAERAEYDLATIRRWLEVFLRRFFANQFKRSALPNGPKVAAGGSLSPRGDWRMPSDASGAAWLDELDANVPDA; encoded by the coding sequence ATGGACTTCGCCAGCTCCTACGCCCACGGCTTCGCCCGAGTCGCTGCCTGCACCCTGCCGGTCGCGGTGGCAGACCCGGCCCGCAACGCCGACGCCGTTCTCGAGCAGGCCCGAGCGTGCAGCGACGAGGGAGCGGCGGTCGCCATCTTCCCGGAGCTGTGCCTCACCGGCTACGCGATCGACGACCTGCTGCTCCAGGACCCCCTCCTCGACGCCGCCGAGGAGGCGATCGCCCGCCTCGTCGAGGCGTCCGCCGAGCTGCTGCCGGTCCTCGTCGTCGGCGCCCCGCTCGTCCGGGGCGCCCGAGTCTTCAACTGCGCCGTCGTCATCCACCGCGGCGCGATCCTCGGAGTCGCGCCCAAGGCCTACCTGCCGACGTACCGGGAGTTCTACGAGCGGCGGCACTTCGGCGCGGGCGACGACCAGCGGGGCCAGACCATCGAGGTGGCCGGGTGGTCGGTCCCGTTCGGGACGGACCTGCTCTTCCGCGCGACCGACCTCGAAGGGTTCGTCCTCGGCGTCGAGGTGTGCGAGGACATGTGGATCCCGGTGCCGCCCAGCGCCGAGGCGGCGCTCGCGGGGGCGACCATCCTCGTGAACATCTCTGGCTCACCCATCACCGTGGGCCGGGCCGAGGACCGCCACCTGCTCTGCCGGAGCGCCTCGGTCCGCTGCCTCTCCGCCTACCTCTATGCCGCCGCTGGTGAGGGTGAGTCGACGACCGACCTGTCCTGGGACGGACAGACGATGATCTACGAGCGGGGGACGCTCCTGGCCGAGACCGAGCGCTTTCCCGACGGGCCGCGGCGCTCGGTCGCCGACATCGACCTCGACATGCTGCGCCAGGAGCGGATGCGGATGGGGACGTTCGACGACAACCGGCGCACGCTCACGGACCGCGTCTCGGGCTTCCGGACCGTCGAGTTCGAGGTCGGCCCCCCCGGCGGCGACATCGGCCTGATGCGCAAGGTCGACCGTTTCCCGTTCGTGCCGGACGACGAGGCGCGCCTCGCCCTCGACTGCTACGAGGCGTACAACATCCAGGTGTCGGGGCTCGAGCAGCGGCTCCGGGCCATCGGCCAGCCGCGCATCGTCATCGGGGTCTCGGGCGGCCTCGACTCGACGCACGCGCTGATCGTGGCGGCCAAGGCGATGGACCGCCTCGGACGACCGCGCAGTGACATCCTCGCCTTCACCATGCCGGGCTTCGCCACCTCCGCGCACACGAAGGACAACGCGATCCGGCTCATGGAGTCGCTCGGGGTGACGTGGGAGGAGCTCGACATAAGGCCCGCCGCGACGGAGATGCTCAAGGGGATGGACCACCCGTTCGCCCGGGGCGAGGAGGTCTACGACGTCACCTTCGAGAACGTCCAGGCCGGGATGCGCACCGACTTCCTCTTCCGGATCGCCAACCAGCGCGGCGGCATCGTGCTGGGCACGGGAGACCTGTCCGAGCTCGCCCTCGGGTGGTCCACCTACGGGGTGGGCGACCAGATGTCGCACTACGGCGTCAACGCCGGCGTCCCGAAGACCCTGATGCAGCACCTCATCCGGTGGGTCGTGTCATCCGCTCAGTTCGAGGAGCACGTCAACGCGACGCTGCTCTCCATCCTCGCGACGGAGATCACGCCCGAGCTCATCCCGGCCAAGGAGGGGGAGAAGCCGCAGTCGACCCAGGCCCAGATCGGGCCCTACTCGCTCCAGGACTTCAACCTCTACCACGTGCTGCGATGGGGCTACCGCCCGTCAAAGATCGCCTTCCTCTCCTGGCACGCCTGGCACGATGCGGAGTCCGGGGACTGGCCGGCCGGCTATCCCGCTGCGGAGCGTGCGGAGTATGACCTCGCGACCATCCGGCGCTGGCTCGAGGTGTTCCTCCGGCGGTTCTTCGCCAACCAGTTCAAGCGGTCGGCGCTGCCCAACGGCCCCAAGGTCGCAGCGGGTGGCTCCCTCTCGCCGCGAGGTGACTGGCGGATGCCCTCGGATGCCTCGGGGGCGGCGTGGCTCGACGAGCTCGACGCCAACGTGCCTGACGCCTGA
- a CDS encoding pyridoxamine 5'-phosphate oxidase family protein has protein sequence MYEIEDDGPTHVLHPEQSWDFLRAREFGRLAFHLVGEVHIAPINYAVDAEDRIIFITSEGSKVFGVTANPDVAFEVDEIVDDRATSVIIRGRARILEGQDAYVVEQLPIRPWVPSPKTVVVAIRVDEISGRSFDLSRPWLHDIPRA, from the coding sequence ATGTACGAGATCGAGGACGACGGTCCGACGCACGTCCTGCACCCTGAACAGTCCTGGGACTTCCTCCGGGCCCGGGAGTTCGGTCGGCTCGCCTTCCATCTCGTCGGCGAGGTTCACATCGCCCCGATCAACTACGCCGTGGATGCGGAGGACCGCATCATCTTCATCACGAGCGAGGGCAGCAAGGTCTTCGGTGTCACGGCGAATCCCGACGTCGCCTTCGAGGTCGACGAGATCGTCGACGACCGCGCGACGAGTGTCATCATCCGGGGCCGGGCCCGCATCCTCGAGGGGCAGGACGCCTACGTCGTCGAGCAGCTGCCGATCCGCCCCTGGGTGCCGAGCCCCAAGACGGTGGTCGTCGCCATCCGGGTCGACGAGATCTCGGGCCGCTCGTTCGACCTGAGCCGTCCCTGGCTCCACGACATCCCGCGGGCCTAG
- a CDS encoding tellurite resistance/C4-dicarboxylate transporter family protein, protein MPLSSLAQSSPGRVGGLVERLTPGYFALVMASGIISIGLGLTGFRLLSVLLFTVCIVAYVVLLGLNLWRFASFRHAMVEDFKDPKRAFGFFTFVAGTNVLGARAAAEGWYSLTAWLLVVSFSVWLVLGYVIPWSAVLSRAERPAVALANGTWFIWVVASQSVAVSAATLEVVMEDARAWLAILAVLSWSVGVFLYAASAIIVALRIMLYELDPKDFDPPYWVAMGAVAITVVAGARIVEMESAPMADATQGLVAGLSVVFWAFATWLIPVLVAAGVWRHYVRKVPLVYVPTLWSIIFPLGMYAVAGIYLGRADRLPIVEAIGSSWLWVAVTAWLLVFIAMTRSVGTALVRPDRT, encoded by the coding sequence ATGCCGCTGAGCTCGCTTGCGCAGTCGTCGCCGGGTCGCGTGGGTGGCCTGGTGGAGCGACTCACCCCTGGCTACTTCGCGTTGGTCATGGCGAGCGGCATCATCTCGATCGGACTGGGGCTAACCGGGTTTCGCCTTCTCTCGGTCCTGCTCTTCACGGTCTGCATCGTCGCCTACGTCGTGCTGCTCGGGCTCAACCTGTGGCGGTTCGCGTCGTTCCGGCACGCCATGGTCGAGGACTTCAAGGACCCGAAGCGGGCGTTCGGGTTCTTCACGTTCGTGGCCGGCACCAACGTCCTCGGTGCGCGAGCAGCCGCCGAGGGCTGGTACTCGCTGACGGCCTGGTTGCTCGTCGTCTCGTTCAGCGTCTGGCTGGTTCTCGGCTACGTGATCCCGTGGAGCGCGGTGCTCAGTCGAGCGGAGCGGCCGGCGGTGGCGCTCGCCAACGGCACCTGGTTCATCTGGGTCGTCGCGAGCCAGTCGGTCGCGGTGTCGGCCGCGACGCTCGAGGTGGTCATGGAGGATGCCCGCGCCTGGCTGGCCATCCTGGCGGTGCTCTCGTGGTCGGTCGGCGTCTTCCTGTATGCGGCCTCGGCGATCATCGTGGCGTTGCGGATCATGCTCTACGAGCTCGACCCGAAGGACTTCGACCCGCCGTACTGGGTGGCGATGGGGGCCGTGGCCATCACGGTGGTCGCCGGCGCGCGCATCGTCGAGATGGAGTCAGCGCCGATGGCGGACGCGACGCAGGGCCTGGTGGCTGGGCTGTCGGTCGTGTTCTGGGCCTTCGCGACCTGGCTCATCCCGGTGCTCGTTGCCGCGGGGGTCTGGCGCCACTACGTCCGCAAGGTGCCGCTGGTCTACGTCCCCACGCTCTGGAGCATCATCTTCCCCCTGGGCATGTACGCCGTGGCCGGCATCTACCTGGGACGGGCCGATCGGCTGCCGATCGTCGAGGCGATTGGGTCCAGCTGGCTCTGGGTCGCGGTCACTGCCTGGCTGCTCGTCTTCATCGCGATGACCCGCAGCGTCGGCACCGCCCTGGTCCGCCCCGACCGGACCTGA
- a CDS encoding glycine C-acetyltransferase yields MYGTVKDDIAATLQEINDAGLYKNERELTSPQSAHVTTLKAEALNFCANNYLGLADDPAVIEAAKKALDEWGFGMASVRFICGTQTQHTALERKIADFLGTDAAILYSSCFDANGGVFEVLFGERDAIISDELNHASIIDGVRLSKAMRYRYRNADLADLRAQLEAAVAAGAERKVVVTDGVFSMDGSYAPLDGICDLAEEFGAMVFVDDSHAVGFVGSGGKGTPELFGVQDRVDIITGTLGKALGGASGGYVASHQEVVDLLRQRSRPYLFSNSVAPAVVAGSTAALDLVESSGEKRETLARNTELFDRLMREAGFEVLPGTHPIRPIMFPGEDGARRAADIADHMLGRGVYVIAFSFPVVPRGKARIRVQLSAAHSEDDVRACVDAFIAARDAVG; encoded by the coding sequence ATGTACGGCACCGTCAAGGACGACATTGCGGCAACCCTGCAGGAGATCAACGACGCCGGCCTCTACAAGAACGAGCGCGAGCTCACGTCGCCGCAGTCGGCGCACGTGACGACCCTCAAGGCCGAGGCACTCAACTTCTGCGCGAACAACTACCTCGGGCTGGCCGACGACCCGGCCGTCATCGAGGCGGCCAAGAAGGCGCTCGACGAGTGGGGCTTCGGGATGGCCTCGGTCCGCTTCATCTGCGGCACCCAGACCCAGCACACGGCCCTGGAGCGCAAGATCGCCGACTTCCTCGGCACTGACGCGGCCATCCTCTACTCCTCGTGCTTCGACGCCAACGGCGGCGTCTTCGAGGTCCTCTTCGGGGAGCGCGACGCCATCATCAGCGACGAGCTGAACCACGCGTCGATCATCGACGGCGTGCGCCTCTCGAAGGCGATGCGCTACCGCTACCGCAACGCCGACCTCGCTGACCTGCGCGCGCAGCTCGAGGCCGCTGTCGCCGCCGGCGCGGAGCGCAAGGTCGTCGTCACGGACGGCGTGTTCTCGATGGACGGCTCCTACGCGCCGCTCGACGGGATCTGCGACCTCGCAGAGGAGTTCGGCGCCATGGTCTTCGTCGACGACTCGCACGCGGTGGGTTTCGTCGGGAGCGGCGGGAAGGGCACGCCGGAGCTCTTCGGGGTCCAGGACCGCGTCGACATCATCACCGGCACGCTGGGCAAGGCGCTCGGCGGCGCGTCGGGTGGCTACGTCGCGAGCCACCAGGAGGTCGTCGACCTGCTGCGCCAGCGGTCCCGGCCCTACCTCTTCTCCAACTCGGTGGCGCCCGCGGTCGTGGCCGGCTCGACGGCAGCGCTCGACCTCGTCGAGTCGTCCGGCGAGAAGCGCGAGACCCTCGCCCGCAACACCGAGCTGTTCGACCGGCTCATGCGCGAGGCGGGCTTCGAGGTCCTCCCGGGCACCCACCCGATCCGCCCGATCATGTTCCCCGGCGAGGACGGCGCGCGACGGGCCGCCGACATCGCCGACCACATGCTCGGCCGTGGCGTCTACGTCATCGCGTTCAGCTTCCCGGTCGTGCCGCGGGGCAAGGCGCGCATCCGGGTGCAGCTGTCCGCGGCCCACTCCGAGGACGACGTCCGCGCGTGTGTCGACGCGTTCATCGCGGCCCGGGACGCGGTCGGCTGA
- a CDS encoding TIGR03668 family PPOX class F420-dependent oxidoreductase, giving the protein MEPAQQPWARDRFATAPVARLATITADGSPHLVPVVFVLEPDRDVVWHVVDAKPKSTRALQRLANIGAHPRVSLLVDHYEDDWSTLWWVRADGDATVVGLAHPEASPALDALILKYPAYAVERPEGPMVRVAVDAWRAWAATPSAGP; this is encoded by the coding sequence ATGGAACCTGCCCAACAGCCATGGGCGCGTGACCGGTTCGCGACCGCCCCGGTTGCCCGGCTCGCCACCATCACAGCGGACGGGAGCCCGCACCTCGTGCCGGTGGTGTTCGTGCTAGAGCCCGACCGAGACGTGGTCTGGCATGTCGTCGACGCCAAGCCGAAGTCAACCCGCGCCCTGCAACGCCTGGCCAACATCGGCGCCCACCCTCGCGTCAGCCTTCTCGTGGACCACTACGAGGATGACTGGTCGACGCTCTGGTGGGTTCGCGCCGACGGCGACGCGACGGTCGTCGGACTCGCCCATCCCGAAGCGTCCCCCGCCCTCGATGCCCTCATCCTGAAGTACCCCGCCTACGCCGTCGAGCGCCCCGAGGGGCCGATGGTCCGGGTCGCGGTCGACGCGTGGCGTGCCTGGGCGGCCACCCCGTCGGCAGGACCGTGA
- a CDS encoding alpha/beta fold hydrolase — MPLSSPGADVPSGAAPGPPGPRPLVLLHGLGQSPIVWQDFVSALGAGRPMHAPWMVGLRPRDPVGFDLAAAAAGLAQELELQGIRRADVLGVSVGGSVAMHLAVERPDLVGRLVLAGPLVRPSAGALRMQKLALRLLPESKLVDMGVSRPRMLAVFDALRAFDGLDMVSRIAAPTLVVVGARDRMGIVAARQVLGAVAGSRLATVEGGSSLLNADHPRELAELTKEFLEEGE; from the coding sequence ATGCCGCTGAGCTCGCCGGGTGCCGACGTCCCCTCGGGCGCCGCGCCGGGTCCACCGGGGCCCCGTCCGCTCGTCCTGCTCCACGGCCTCGGCCAGTCCCCGATCGTCTGGCAGGACTTCGTGTCGGCGCTCGGCGCCGGCCGGCCGATGCACGCTCCGTGGATGGTCGGGCTGCGTCCGCGCGACCCGGTGGGCTTCGACCTCGCCGCCGCCGCAGCGGGGCTGGCCCAGGAGCTCGAGCTGCAGGGGATCCGCCGGGCTGACGTCCTCGGGGTGTCCGTCGGCGGCTCGGTGGCCATGCACCTGGCGGTCGAGCGGCCGGACCTGGTCGGGCGGCTCGTGCTGGCGGGGCCGCTGGTCCGGCCGTCCGCCGGTGCGCTCCGGATGCAGAAGCTCGCGCTGCGGCTCCTGCCGGAGAGCAAGCTCGTCGACATGGGCGTGTCCCGGCCCCGGATGCTGGCGGTGTTCGACGCCCTGCGCGCTTTCGACGGCCTCGACATGGTCAGCAGGATCGCGGCGCCGACCCTCGTCGTCGTCGGGGCGCGCGACCGGATGGGGATCGTCGCCGCCCGTCAGGTCCTCGGGGCCGTGGCCGGTTCGCGTCTCGCGACGGTCGAGGGCGGCAGCTCGCTGCTCAACGCCGACCACCCGCGCGAGCTCGCCGAGCTGACGAAGGAGTTCCTCGAGGAAGGAGAATGA